The Tursiops truncatus isolate mTurTru1 chromosome 6, mTurTru1.mat.Y, whole genome shotgun sequence genome includes a window with the following:
- the ENDOG gene encoding endonuclease G, mitochondrial, with translation MAKQLLRGGLTLALGAGLGAAAEGWRRRAAPGLLSRLPVLPVAAAAGLPAVPGAPTGGSPGELAKYGLPGVAQLKSRESYMLCYDPRTRCALWVVEQLRPENLRGDGDRRSCDFHEDDSVHAYHRATNADYGGSGFDRGHLAAAGNHRWSQKAMNDTFYLSNIAPQVPHLNQNAWNNLERYSRSLTRTYQNVYVCTGPLFLPRTEADGKSYVKYQVIGKNHVAVPTHFFKVLILEAADGQIELRSYVMPNAPVDEAVPLERFLVPIESIERASGLLFVPNILARTGSLKAITAGSK, from the exons ATGGCCAAGCAGTTGCTTCGGGGCGGCTTGACCCTGGCGCTGGGTGCAGGGCTGGGTGCAGCCGCCGAGGGCTGGCGGCGACGGGCGGCGCCGGGGCTGCTGAGCCGGCTGCCCGTGCTGCCtgtggcggcggcggccgggcTTCCCGCCGTGCCCGGGGCTCCGACGGGCGGCAGCCCCGGCGAGCTGGCGAAGTACGGGCTGCCCGGGGTGGCGCAGCTCAAGAGCCGTGAGTCGTACATGCTGTGTTATGACCCGCGCACCCGCTGCGCGCTCTGGGTGGTCGAGCAGCTGCGGCCTGAGAATCTCCGCGGCGACGGCGACCGCCGCTCCTGCGACTTCCACGAGGACGACTCGGTGCATGCGTATCACCGCGCCACCAACGCCGACTACGGGGGCAGCGGCTTCGACCGCGGCCATCTCGCCGCCGCCGGCAACCACCGCTGGAGCCAGAAGGCCATGAACGACACCTTCTACCTGAGCAACATCGCGCCCCAG GTGCCCCACCTCAACCAGAATGCCTGGAACAACCTGGAACGGTACAGCCGCAGCCTGACCCGCACCTACCAAAATGTCTATGTCTGCACGGGGCCTCTCTTCCTGCCCAG GACCGAGGCTGATGGGAAGTCCTATGTGAAGTACCAGGTAATTGGCAAGAACCACGTGGCAGTGCCCACCCACTTCTTCAAAGTGTTGATCCTGGAGGCAGCAGACGGGCAGATCGAACTCCGCTCCTATGTGATGCCCAACGCGCCTGTGGATGAGGCGGTCCCGCTGGAGCGCTTCCTGGTGCCCATCGAGAGCATTGAGCGGGCCTCAGGGCTGCTCTTTGTGCCAAATATCCTGGCACGGACAGGCAGCCTTAAGGCCATCACTGCAGGCAGCAAGTAA